The following are from one region of the Apostichopus japonicus isolate 1M-3 chromosome 17, ASM3797524v1, whole genome shotgun sequence genome:
- the LOC139984218 gene encoding mRNA turnover protein 4 homolog produces the protein MPKSKRDKKVSLTETKRKGLEFKQKLVDEVRGCVDTYERLFVLSVENMRNTKLKDVRTAWKHSRFFFGKNKVIMLAFGKHPESEYKDSLHKITEKLQGNVGLLFTNKTKEEVLEWFKTYTEPEFARSGNKATELVVLPEGPLDQFGHSMEPHLRQLGLPTELKKGVIHLRSEHTVCKVGDVLTPEQARILKLLGKQTVKFAIKLDYMWSSDGKLEELKSSCLT, from the exons ATGCCGAAATCAAAAAGAGACAAGAAAG TTTCCCTGACAGAGACCAAACGAAAAGGTCTGGAATTCAAACAGAAGCTAGTAGACGAG GTTCGTGGATGTGTTGACACTTACGAACGACTGTTTGTGTTGTCTGTAGAAAACATGCGCAACACCAAGTTAAAGGACGTCAGGACAGCTTGGAAGCATAGCAG GTTCTTCTTTGGCAAGAATAAAGTGATCATGTTGGCATTTGGAAAACATCCAGAAAGTGAATATAAAGACAGCCTTCACAAAATAACAGAGAAACTTCAGGGAAACGTCGGCcttttatttacaaacaaaactaaagAGGAAGTGTTAGA ATGGTTTAAGACATACACAGAACCGGAGTTTGCAAGATCTGGAAACAAAGCCACAGAATTAGTTGTCCTTCCAGAAGGCCCCTTGGATCAATTTGGACACTCCATGGAGCCCCACCTCAGGCAGCTGGGACTTCCGACAGAACTAAAAAAAG GAGTCATCCATCTCAGGTCGGAGCATACCGTCTGTAAAGTTGGAGACGTGCTCACCCCAGAACAAGCTAGGATACTG AAACTTCTCGGTAAACAGACGGTAAAATTTGCGATAAAGTTAGACTACATGTGGTCCAGCGATGGTAAACTCGAAGAACTGAAGTCATCCTGTTTAACATGA
- the LOC139984216 gene encoding 14-3-3 protein zeta-like isoform X1: MDSKVDLIVQAKLAEQAERYDDMAKAMKEVTQAGHKLSSEERNLLSVAYKNVVGARRSSWRVISSIEQKSENSDKKKTITEEYRKKVEKELQDICNEVLELLQAHLIPSCGDIHLNEQKADTPKVELNPDELAKTESQVFYLKMQGDYFRYLAEVATGEDRDNTIKKSQEAYDSAYKLSVDRLPPTHPIRLGLALNFSVFYYEILNTPEKACELAKKAFDNAIAELDKLQEDTYKDSTLIMQLLRDNLTLWTQETDAEDVQEDGDNN; the protein is encoded by the exons ATGGACTCAAAAGTCGACCTCATAGTACAAGCCAAGCTTGCTGAACAGGCAGAGCGGTACGATGATATGGCAAAGGCAATGAAAGAGGTGACACAGGCTGGTCACAAACTGTCAAGTGAAGAGCGAAACCTGTTGTCAGTCGCTTACAAAAATGTAGTGGGTGCTCGAAGGTCATCCTGGAGAGTGATTTCTAGCATTGaacaaaagtctgaaaactcTGATAAAAAGAAAACTATCACAGAAGAATACCGTAAGAAGGTCGAAAAGGAGTTGCAAGATATCTGTAACGAGGTCTTG GAATTATTACAAGCACATCTGATACCAAGTTGTGGTGACATACATCTGAATGAGCAGAAAGCTGATACTCCGAAAGTAGAGCTGAACCCAGATGAACTTGCGAAAACGGAGAGCCAAGTTTTTTACCTGAAAATGCAAGGAGATTATTTTCGATACCTTGCAGAGGTGGCAACAGGGGAAGATCGCGACA ACACTATTAAGAAATCACAGGAAGCATATGATTCAGCTTACAAACTCAGTGTAGATCGACTGCCACCTACTCATCCAATAAGATTGGGACTGGCTTTAAACTTCTCCGTCTTCTACTATGAAATCCTAAACACTCCTGAAAAGGCCTGCGAACTAGCTAAGAAG GCATTTGACAATGCAATCGCTGAACTCGACAAACTTCAAGAAGATACTTACAAAGATAGCACGCTCATCATGCAGCTCCTTAGAGACAACTTGACC CTATGGACCCAGGAAACTGATGCAGAGGATGTCCAAGAAGATGGGGACAACAACTAA
- the LOC139984216 gene encoding 14-3-3 protein beta/alpha-A-like isoform X2: MSSNEDLIKLAKLAEQAERYDDMAKAMKEVTQAGHKLTSEERNLLSVAYKNVVGARRSSWRVIASIEKKDSGEELALVTKYRQEIEKELQDTCNEALELLDKFLIPGASEGAHDEATFYLKMKGDYYRYLAEVASDEAKTSTVEEAQKAYDKACEVAKELPSTHPIRLGLALNFSVFHYEIRNQSTEACTLAKSAFDEAIAELDSLKEDSYKDSTLIMQLLRDNLTLWTADSEAPAEDPEDD, from the exons ATGAGCTCAAACGAAGACCTGATTAAACTTGCAAAGCTTGCAGAGCAGGCTGAGCGGTACGATGATATGGCAAAGGCAATGAAAGAGGTGACACAGGCTGGTCACAAACTGACAAGTGAAGAGCGAAACCTGTTGTCAGTCGCTTACAAAAATGTAGTGGGTGCTCGAAGGTCATCCTGGAGAGTGATTGCTAGCATTGAAAAGAAGGACTCTGGGGAAGAGCTAGCACTCGTTACCAAGTATCGACAGGAAATTGAAAAGGAACTACAAGATACCTGCAATGAAGCGCTG GAATTATTGGACAAGTTCTTAATCCCTGGAGCAAGTGAAGGGGCTCATGATGAAGCAACGTTTTACTTAAAAATGAAAGGCGACTACTATCGATATCTAGCTGAGGTCGCTTCAGATGAAGCAAAAACAT CAACAGTTGAAGAAGCACAGAAGGCATACGATAAAGCCTGTGAAGTAGCAAAGGAGTTGCCATCTACCCATCCAATTCGTCTAGGGCTGGCTCTTAATTTCTCGGTTTTCCACTATGAAATCCGTAACCAGAGTACTGAGGCTTGCACCCTTGCAAAGTCG GCGTTTGATGAAGCAATAGCAGAACTTGACAGTCTCAAAGAAGACAGTTACAAAGACAGCACCCTAATCATGCAACTACTCCGAGATAACTTGACG CTATGGACTGCTGATTCAGAGGCTCCAGCAGAAGACCCTGAGGATGACTGA